One genomic region from Terriglobus aquaticus encodes:
- a CDS encoding alpha/beta hydrolase: MRWATTFRIIAALCSAAVLAPLYAQDNTLAPRQVPAKTLPVPTDVSPEMQKLIAAPLRQDWDAKWKTGEDWRRVADAAAAKSILALPAMRERLHVSVKPDIIDGVRVFIVTPDVIPPEHRDKLLVHVHGGCYVLSPGEAGTSEAILMAGLGHFKVISVDYRMPPEAYFPGALDDAMTVYKAAIKTTAPNDLGVLGTSAGGALVLEMMLRAKAAGLPIPGAISSGTPMSDVTKTGDSFYTNEMVDNVLVSRDGFCDAATKVYANGHDLKDPLLSPVYGDMHGFPPTILTTGTRDLLLSNTVRVHRKLRQSGVEAELEVFEGQSHADYGRDDRIPETREAFGEITAFFDKHLGH, from the coding sequence ATGAGATGGGCAACGACCTTCCGAATCATCGCGGCACTTTGCTCGGCCGCCGTGTTGGCGCCGCTCTACGCGCAGGACAACACACTTGCCCCGCGACAAGTCCCCGCCAAGACCCTGCCTGTTCCTACCGACGTTAGCCCTGAGATGCAGAAGCTCATCGCTGCCCCTTTGCGCCAGGATTGGGACGCCAAGTGGAAGACCGGGGAAGACTGGCGCAGGGTAGCAGACGCAGCGGCGGCCAAGAGCATCCTGGCCCTTCCTGCCATGCGCGAGCGCCTGCACGTATCGGTAAAGCCGGACATCATCGACGGCGTTCGCGTCTTCATCGTCACGCCCGACGTAATCCCTCCCGAGCACCGCGACAAGCTGCTGGTCCATGTGCATGGCGGCTGCTACGTACTCTCGCCCGGCGAGGCTGGAACGTCAGAGGCAATCCTCATGGCCGGACTCGGCCATTTCAAGGTCATCTCGGTTGACTACCGCATGCCTCCCGAAGCGTATTTCCCCGGCGCGCTCGACGACGCTATGACGGTATACAAGGCCGCGATCAAGACAACAGCGCCGAACGATCTCGGCGTCCTCGGCACCTCTGCCGGCGGCGCGCTCGTGTTGGAGATGATGCTGCGCGCCAAGGCCGCGGGTCTGCCCATCCCCGGCGCTATTTCGTCCGGAACTCCAATGTCCGACGTGACCAAGACCGGCGACTCGTTCTACACCAACGAAATGGTGGACAACGTCCTCGTCTCGCGCGATGGCTTCTGCGATGCGGCGACAAAGGTCTATGCCAACGGCCACGATCTGAAAGATCCTTTGCTCTCTCCGGTCTACGGCGATATGCACGGCTTCCCGCCGACCATCCTGACGACCGGCACGCGCGACCTCTTGCTGAGCAACACCGTGCGTGTGCATCGCAAGCTGCGCCAGTCGGGCGTGGAGGCTGAGCTCGAAGTCTTCGAGGGCCAGTCGCATGCGGATTACGGCCGCGACGATCGCATTCCCGAAACGAGAGAAGCGTTTGGAGAGATCACAGCATTCTTCGACAAGCACCTCGGTCACTAA
- a CDS encoding ribonuclease T2, which produces MNRLATTSLLLAIPLFINGCQSSQRPQPAPVASNNQRPVNDRAYDDRYQSESHHRHHHGGQSVASNDDWSSYDRPETSDTPLEDAARSGVAQGGRSRSHHNRRALTAAPGQFDFYVLNLSWSPEFCSGHPSAAECAQHRAFTLHGLWPQNNDGTYPEDCSEAPGPASPSQYADIYPDASLLQHEWQTHGTCSGLSADQFFTLARRADQSVQIPSRLAHLTQTISLAPSQIITLFTQANSSFPANSLALTCGNNFLTAVEVCMDKNLKPEACSAVKSCGATQVRIPPPQ; this is translated from the coding sequence ATGAACAGGCTTGCGACGACTTCACTGCTCCTTGCAATACCGCTCTTCATCAACGGATGCCAATCGTCCCAGCGGCCCCAGCCGGCACCAGTCGCCAGCAACAATCAGAGACCCGTCAACGACCGTGCCTATGACGACCGGTATCAGAGTGAGTCGCACCACCGTCATCATCACGGCGGGCAGAGTGTCGCCTCGAATGACGATTGGAGCAGCTACGACCGCCCGGAGACAAGCGATACGCCGCTCGAAGACGCCGCAAGAAGCGGCGTTGCCCAGGGTGGGCGGTCCCGAAGTCATCACAACCGCCGCGCGCTCACTGCCGCGCCCGGCCAGTTCGACTTCTACGTGCTGAACCTTTCGTGGTCGCCGGAGTTCTGTAGCGGGCATCCGAGCGCAGCAGAGTGCGCTCAGCACCGTGCGTTCACGCTGCACGGTTTGTGGCCCCAGAACAACGACGGAACCTATCCCGAAGACTGCAGCGAAGCTCCCGGCCCTGCAAGTCCATCGCAGTATGCCGACATCTATCCCGATGCTTCGCTGCTGCAGCATGAGTGGCAAACGCACGGCACCTGTTCGGGTCTGAGCGCGGATCAGTTCTTCACGCTCGCACGCCGTGCCGACCAATCCGTCCAGATCCCATCACGATTGGCGCACCTTACCCAGACCATCAGCCTGGCGCCATCGCAGATCATCACTCTGTTCACACAAGCCAACTCCTCGTTTCCTGCAAACAGCCTGGCCCTGACCTGCGGCAATAACTTTCTGACCGCTGTCGAGGTCTGCATGGACAAGAACCTGAAGCCGGAGGCCTGCTCTGCCGTAAAGAGCTGCGGAGCGACCCAGGTCCGCATCCCCCCACCGCAATAG
- a CDS encoding PP2C family protein-serine/threonine phosphatase, whose amino-acid sequence MPRYKAFFLLALISFLLPALSRGAASTTRTDTFDLEADRLPLTSLNGPWRFHPGDNPAWAQPNFDDHDWHALKASQDWPSQGYTEQNGFAWFRFRLLVPAGTPSLLLQLPLIDRNFQLFANGKLIAQVGNLPPQPSPAVVPTPHLFTVPLEPSAGPHTVTIALRMYFPPMFVGVMQNMLRGGVYAGEASAIKRQFALTKANTLLAHGGEYTLDVVVAVVAIASLILYWFDRRRQGFYLWLVCFAAAQVLGLPLYQAERHWAINYAHSVLYSAVLDFAGSAAVIFLVVDLLNLPRSRALVPTICMLLAEISALQLVFFHTPLVWADSLYFLFVTAMYAFVAIMLFRAWRAGNIDAGVLLLGYGFSAIISFLIGLSRFLVDLNVPHAEVINPFRVNIIDQPFAVTWDETGNMIFTLCMLGVLAHRFVRTSRERERYASALQAAHEVQYQLVPSNALTLGGFSTEVAYIAAEEVGGDFCQVLPRADGSLLIALGDVSGKGLRAAMLGTLCVGALRSVAEEEIGPAAALERLNRAILRTEYAGFVTCLCALISPSGVVSLANAGHLSPYLDGIELSVEAGLPLGIVNDPAYAEQTFSLPEGSRLTILSDGVVEARSASGELFGFDRTKHISQQTAAEIAAKAQLYGPQQDDITVLTLDWNLASLLQSRPLAVAGA is encoded by the coding sequence ATGCCCCGCTACAAGGCGTTCTTTCTTCTGGCCCTCATCTCATTTCTTTTGCCTGCCTTGAGCCGGGGCGCAGCTTCCACCACGCGGACAGACACGTTTGATCTAGAGGCGGACCGCCTGCCCCTCACTTCTCTCAACGGCCCCTGGCGCTTTCACCCGGGCGACAACCCCGCTTGGGCTCAGCCCAACTTCGACGACCACGACTGGCACGCACTGAAGGCCAGCCAAGATTGGCCGTCCCAGGGCTACACCGAGCAGAACGGCTTCGCCTGGTTCCGCTTTCGGCTTCTCGTGCCTGCCGGCACTCCCTCGCTTCTCCTCCAACTTCCTCTTATCGACAGGAACTTTCAGCTCTTCGCGAACGGCAAACTCATTGCCCAGGTTGGCAACCTTCCGCCTCAACCATCTCCCGCGGTCGTTCCTACTCCTCATCTCTTCACCGTCCCGCTTGAACCCTCAGCCGGTCCGCATACGGTGACGATTGCTCTCCGCATGTATTTTCCGCCCATGTTCGTGGGGGTCATGCAGAACATGCTTCGCGGTGGTGTGTACGCGGGAGAAGCTTCCGCGATCAAACGCCAGTTTGCCCTGACAAAGGCCAACACACTACTCGCTCATGGCGGGGAGTACACCCTTGACGTTGTAGTCGCGGTGGTGGCAATCGCCAGCCTGATCCTTTACTGGTTCGATCGCCGCCGCCAAGGCTTCTATCTTTGGCTCGTCTGCTTCGCCGCAGCACAGGTGCTTGGGCTGCCCCTATATCAGGCAGAGCGGCATTGGGCCATCAACTATGCACACTCCGTCCTCTACAGTGCCGTCCTGGACTTCGCCGGGTCCGCAGCAGTCATATTCCTCGTTGTAGACCTGCTCAATTTGCCGCGCTCTCGTGCGCTCGTTCCAACTATCTGCATGTTGCTTGCGGAGATCTCAGCTCTCCAACTCGTCTTTTTCCATACGCCCCTTGTTTGGGCTGACTCGCTTTACTTTCTGTTTGTAACCGCCATGTACGCCTTCGTTGCCATCATGCTCTTTCGAGCTTGGCGCGCTGGCAACATTGACGCTGGTGTTCTGCTTCTTGGCTATGGCTTCTCCGCTATCATCAGCTTTCTCATCGGTCTCAGCCGCTTCCTGGTCGACCTCAACGTGCCACACGCCGAGGTCATCAATCCGTTTCGGGTGAACATCATCGACCAGCCGTTCGCTGTCACTTGGGACGAGACAGGCAATATGATCTTCACGCTTTGCATGCTGGGCGTGCTCGCTCACCGCTTCGTGCGCACCAGCCGCGAACGCGAGCGCTATGCCTCCGCGCTACAGGCCGCCCACGAGGTTCAATACCAACTCGTGCCCTCCAATGCGCTCACCCTTGGCGGCTTCAGCACCGAGGTCGCCTATATCGCCGCGGAAGAGGTCGGCGGCGACTTCTGCCAGGTGCTTCCCCGCGCGGATGGCTCACTCCTCATTGCTCTCGGCGATGTCAGCGGCAAGGGGCTTCGCGCCGCCATGCTCGGCACGCTTTGTGTCGGCGCCCTGCGCTCCGTTGCCGAAGAAGAGATCGGTCCCGCCGCAGCGCTCGAGCGGCTCAATCGAGCCATCCTTCGCACCGAATACGCCGGATTCGTCACCTGTCTCTGTGCCCTCATCTCTCCATCTGGCGTAGTCAGCCTGGCCAATGCAGGCCACCTTTCTCCATACCTGGACGGGATCGAACTCTCCGTCGAAGCGGGCCTCCCGCTCGGCATTGTGAATGACCCTGCCTACGCGGAGCAGACCTTCTCGCTTCCAGAAGGAAGCCGCCTGACCATCCTCTCCGACGGCGTTGTCGAGGCCCGCTCCGCCTCCGGAGAACTTTTCGGCTTCGACCGTACAAAGCACATCAGCCAGCAGACCGCTGCCGAAATCGCCGCGAAAGCCCAGCTATACGGTCCTCAGCAGGACGACATAACCGTGCTCACTCTGGACTGGAATCTCGCCTCTCTGCTTCAGTCGCGTCCGCTCGCCGTAGCCGGAGCGTGA
- a CDS encoding sensor histidine kinase has translation MAREAADQRITAGQLALEIMHEIRNPLETLGHLCYLAEHEAENPAQVRNYMAMAEEQLRTLGRIASQTLSFAKLSQESRPIDLVTLAEAALRIHQRTVEARRIHLVRKLPRELTASIQASRILQVLSNLIGNALEAMPDEGQLTFRIRKCSGCVEFVVADNGSGIAPEAMEKLFRPFFTTKETGGNGLGLSLSKRIVEDHGGKISVRSSVHPRRHGSVFKVRLPH, from the coding sequence ATGGCCCGTGAGGCTGCGGATCAGCGGATCACGGCTGGTCAGTTGGCTCTGGAGATCATGCATGAGATCCGGAATCCACTTGAGACGCTTGGCCACCTCTGCTACTTAGCGGAACACGAGGCGGAGAACCCAGCCCAGGTACGGAACTACATGGCGATGGCGGAAGAACAGCTCCGCACCCTTGGCCGCATCGCCAGCCAGACACTCAGCTTTGCCAAGCTCTCGCAGGAAAGCAGGCCCATCGACCTGGTCACGCTGGCCGAGGCAGCACTGCGGATTCACCAGCGGACCGTAGAAGCAAGACGCATCCACCTTGTGCGCAAACTACCGAGAGAACTGACCGCCAGCATCCAGGCGTCGCGCATCCTTCAGGTTCTATCCAACCTGATCGGAAATGCTCTTGAGGCGATGCCCGACGAGGGGCAGCTCACCTTTCGCATCCGAAAGTGCTCGGGCTGCGTGGAATTCGTTGTGGCGGACAACGGTTCAGGCATCGCGCCCGAGGCGATGGAGAAGCTCTTCCGGCCATTTTTCACCACCAAGGAAACCGGAGGTAACGGGCTCGGCCTGTCGCTCTCGAAGCGCATCGTGGAAGATCACGGCGGCAAGATCTCAGTGCGCAGCAGCGTTCATCCTCGCCGCCACGGTTCAGTTTTCAAGGTTCGACTGCCGCATTAG